The genomic region GACTCCTTCGAGCGCACCCATGTCGCGCTCAAGGGCCCGATCACCACGCCCATCGGCGGCGGGTTTTCCAGCATCAACGTCGCCCTGCGGAAACGCTTCGAGCTGTACGCGAATTTCCGTCCGATTCGCAATCTTCCGCACATCCCCACGCGCTACCCCGACGTGGACCTGATCATCATCCGCGAGAACACCGAGGGCTTGTACTCCGGCATCGAGCACGAAGTCGTGCCCGGCGTGGTCGAGAGCCTGAAGATCATCACCGAGAAAGCCTCCACGCGCATTGCCCGCTTCGCCTTCGAGTACGCGCGCAAAAACAAACGCAAGCGCATCCACTGCATTCACAAAGCCAACATCATGAAGCTCTCCGACGGGCTGTTCCTGCGCTGCACGCGCAACATTTCTCGCGAATATCCCGAGATCACCTACGGCGAGCACATCGTGGACAACACCTGCATGCAACTGGTCACCAATCCCTACCAGTACGACATGCTGGTGCTGGAAAATTTTTACGGCGACATTATCAGCGACCTCTGCGCCGCCTTTGTCGGCGGCCTGGGCGTCGTGCCCGGCGCGAATTTCGGCGACGGCCGCGCCATCTTCGAAGCCGTACACGGTTCCGCCCCCGACATCGCCGGGCGCGGCATCGCCAATCCCACCGCCCTGCTCCGCTCCGCGATTCTCATGCTTCGCCACCTCGGCGAATCCGAGGCGGCTTGGCGCATCCGCAACGCCATCGAGAAGGTGTACCGCGACAAGTCCAAGCGCACGCGCGACGTCGGCGGCACCGCCGGCACCTCCCAGTTCGCCGACGCCATCATTGAAGCCATGGCAGCCGAGCCCGAATCCGCTGCGCCCGAGCCCGTCGCCAAGGAAGCCTGAAAACAAGTTTCAGCTTCAGTTTCGGTTTCAGCTTGATCGGAACGGGCCCAAACTCCGCTGAAACTGAAACGGAAACTGAAACTCTTCCCAACAAAACTGTTATCTCCCAAAAACCGCGCCCATCGCGCTTTTCCGAGCACCGTTTTCTTCTGCATGGTTTGACGAGCAGGCGACGTTTTGAATATCATCGCTTGCGCCATTGTGGGGTGTTGCTTCGGATGTCCTGGACAAACCGTCGTACTGGTGTAGTGCTGTTTCAACTTGGCGGCCCAGACTCGATCGAGGCCATCGAGCCGTTTCTCTATAACCTGTTTTGCGACCCCGACATCATCGATTTCCCCCTGGCCCGCGTCGGACGCAAGGCGCTCGCCAAGCTCATTTCCGTCACCCGCGCGCGCAAAGTCGCGCACCATTACCAGGCGATCGGCGGGTGCTCGCCCATTCGGCGCAACACCGAGCGCCAGGCGCGCGCGCTGGAAAAGCGGCTCTGCGCCGAAGGTCTGGACGCCCGCTGTTTTGTCGCCATGCGGTATTGGCACCCGTTCACCGAGGAGGCCGTCGCCGCACTCGATGCATCGCAATGCGACCATATCGTGCTGCTGCCGCTGTACCCGCAATATTCGAAAACCACCACCGGCAGCAGCCTCAACGAGTGGAACCGTAGATTCTCCGCAGCCGGCCGGCAGGTCTCCTGCATCCATGACTTCTATCGCCACGGCTTGTATATTGACTCCGTCACTGAGCGCATCGAGGACGCCCTCGCCCGCTTTCCCGATCCCGACGACGTGGTGCTGGTGTTCAGCGCGCACAGCGTCCCGGTGTCGGTGATCGAGCAGGGCGATCCCTACCAGCGCCAGATCGAGGAAACGGTTGCGCTGGTCAAGCGGCGCGGCGGATGGCTCAATTGCCACCGCCTTTGTTATCAAAGCAAGGTCGGCGCCAGTAAGTGGCTGCAACCGTCGTTGCGCTCGACCATCCGCGAACTGGGCGCCGCCGGCATCAAGGACGTCTGCGTAGTGCCCATTTCCTTTGTTTCGGACCACGTTGAAACCCTGGGCGAGATCGATCACGAAGCCCGCGAGCTGGCGGCGCAGGCCGGCATCACGCGCTTCGAGATGACGGCGGGCCTAAACGATTCGCCGGTGTTTATCGGCGCGCTCGCTCAACTGGTGACCGCTTGCGTGCAGCCGGGCTTGAGGAAGGAACCTGCCTTTGCCGCTCCGGCAATGCGGGTCGTGGCAAAGGGGTAAGAAAGAATGGCTGATGAGGGATCCAAGGCTGTGGCCGGCGGCGAACTGGGCCGGCTCCCGGGGTGGCCGCGCAAGCCGCTGAACAACTCCGTGATCGCGGCCGAGCAGGCGTATCGCAAGCGCTCCGGCCTGCCGCTGATCTCCGACGAAGACATCGAAGCGTTGAAGGCCGGCGAGCCCATGTCGTTTGAGCGCGGCGACGCCCCTGCTGCTCCTCCCCCCGCCGCTCCTGCCGCTGCCGCGCCCGCTGCTGCTGCCGCCGCGCCGGCCCGGCCCGCGGCCCCTGCGCCAGCCAAACCCGCTCCGGCGATGCCGGCCGTCTCTCAAGTGGCCCGCACCGGATCAGCCGTGAAGTACGTAGGAACACCCGCGGTCGGCACCTCGAAAGCCGCCGCCGCCGGTGGGGTCAGCAGCGGCGGCCGCATCGGAACAGAAATTGATTCCAAGCGCCGGCGCCTGGTCTGGACCGGGGTGGCGGCGTTCCTGGCGACGTGGTTGCTGGCCTTCTTCCGCTTCTTTCTGCCGCGGACGCTGTTCGAGCCGAGCACGGTTTTCAAAATCGGATATCCCTCCGACTTCGGCCTCGGCGTGGACACCAAGTTCCAGCAGAAATACCGCATCTGGGTGGACCGCATCCCGGGCCGCCTGTTCGTGATCTACGCCAAGTGCACGCATCTGGGCTGCACACCCGATTGGAAGCCCAGCGAGAACAAGTTCAAGTGCCCCTGCCACGGCAGCGGCTACGACAGTGAAGGCGTGAATTTTGAAGGCCCGGCGCCCCGCCCCATGGACCGCGCGCACGTCGAGGTTGCTCCCGACGGCCAGGTCCTGGTGGACGTCAGCCGCTTGTATCAATGGCCCAAGGGGCAGACCAGCCGCTTTGATGATCCGGGAGCATTCCTCTCGGTGTAGCAGTTTTCGGTTTACGGTTAACGGTTTTCGGTTTTACCGCAAACCGACAACCGACAACCGACAACGGGTTTCGAGGGTCTTATGGCCGACGATGATGTGAAGGTCACAGGCGGAAACGGAGCCAAGGGCGCTGCCGGCGATGGCGCCTCCGGCGACGGAGGTCCCGCCGCGCCGAAGAACGGGAAAAAAGGCATCGGGGTGATCGTGAAGCAGGAGGTGGAGGCCTTCCGCACCGAGATGCCCGGCAAGCTCAAGGAGCAGATCGAAAGCGTCAAGGACCCGACCAAAACGCAGGTCTACACCTCGATCTTCCGCCACAAGCACGACGAAACGCCGCGCAACCGCGCCCTCGGCGTGCTCTCCAACGTCTTCCTCCACCTGCATCCGGCCAAAATCAACCGCGACGCCGTGCGCTACAGCTACACCTGGGGCATGGGCGGCATCACCTTTTTCCTGTTCATCGTCCTCACCTTCACCGGCGTGCTGCTGATGTTTTACTACCACCCGACCAAGGTGCAGGCCTTCCGCGACGTGCTCTACCTGGAGCACGATGTCCCCTTCGGCAAGATCTTGCGCAACATGCATCGCTGGGCGGCGCACCTGATGGTGATCGCCGTCGAGCTCCACATGTTCCGGGTGTTTCTCACCGGCAGCTACAAGAAGCCGCGCGAGTTCAACTGGAACGTGGGCGTGATCCTGCTGGTGCTGACGCTGCTGCTCTCCTTCACCGGCTACCTGCTGCCCGACGATCAGCTCGGATTCTGGGCCGTCACCGTGGGCACCAACATGGCGCGCGCCACGCCCATCCTTGGACATGAAGGCCCGTTCGGTCCGCAGTTAGGAATGACGCCGTATAACGACGTGCGCTTTGGGCTGCTCGGCGGCTCGATCGTGGACGCCAA from Terriglobia bacterium harbors:
- the hemH gene encoding ferrochelatase → MSWTNRRTGVVLFQLGGPDSIEAIEPFLYNLFCDPDIIDFPLARVGRKALAKLISVTRARKVAHHYQAIGGCSPIRRNTERQARALEKRLCAEGLDARCFVAMRYWHPFTEEAVAALDASQCDHIVLLPLYPQYSKTTTGSSLNEWNRRFSAAGRQVSCIHDFYRHGLYIDSVTERIEDALARFPDPDDVVLVFSAHSVPVSVIEQGDPYQRQIEETVALVKRRGGWLNCHRLCYQSKVGASKWLQPSLRSTIRELGAAGIKDVCVVPISFVSDHVETLGEIDHEARELAAQAGITRFEMTAGLNDSPVFIGALAQLVTACVQPGLRKEPAFAAPAMRVVAKG
- a CDS encoding Rieske 2Fe-2S domain-containing protein, translating into MADEGSKAVAGGELGRLPGWPRKPLNNSVIAAEQAYRKRSGLPLISDEDIEALKAGEPMSFERGDAPAAPPPAAPAAAAPAAAAAAPARPAAPAPAKPAPAMPAVSQVARTGSAVKYVGTPAVGTSKAAAAGGVSSGGRIGTEIDSKRRRLVWTGVAAFLATWLLAFFRFFLPRTLFEPSTVFKIGYPSDFGLGVDTKFQQKYRIWVDRIPGRLFVIYAKCTHLGCTPDWKPSENKFKCPCHGSGYDSEGVNFEGPAPRPMDRAHVEVAPDGQVLVDVSRLYQWPKGQTSRFDDPGAFLSV
- a CDS encoding isocitrate/isopropylmalate dehydrogenase family protein, with the protein product MTHTVTLIPGDGIGPEITAATVRILEATGVKFAWERQEAGADAFEKYHEYLPQDLIDSFERTHVALKGPITTPIGGGFSSINVALRKRFELYANFRPIRNLPHIPTRYPDVDLIIIRENTEGLYSGIEHEVVPGVVESLKIITEKASTRIARFAFEYARKNKRKRIHCIHKANIMKLSDGLFLRCTRNISREYPEITYGEHIVDNTCMQLVTNPYQYDMLVLENFYGDIISDLCAAFVGGLGVVPGANFGDGRAIFEAVHGSAPDIAGRGIANPTALLRSAILMLRHLGESEAAWRIRNAIEKVYRDKSKRTRDVGGTAGTSQFADAIIEAMAAEPESAAPEPVAKEA
- a CDS encoding cytochrome b N-terminal domain-containing protein, with translation MPGKLKEQIESVKDPTKTQVYTSIFRHKHDETPRNRALGVLSNVFLHLHPAKINRDAVRYSYTWGMGGITFFLFIVLTFTGVLLMFYYHPTKVQAFRDVLYLEHDVPFGKILRNMHRWAAHLMVIAVELHMFRVFLTGSYKKPREFNWNVGVILLVLTLLLSFTGYLLPDDQLGFWAVTVGTNMARATPILGHEGPFGPQLGMTPYNDVRFGLLGGSIVDANALLRAYIWHCIAIPIIASVFMIVHFWRVRKDGGISGPAPVMLTSEADKPRRAQKAAGE